One genomic window of Fusobacterium sp. FSA-380-WT-3A includes the following:
- the tsf gene encoding translation elongation factor Ts, producing the protein MAITAQAVKELREMTGAGMMDCKKALTETNGDMDKAIDYLREKGMAKAVKKAGRIAAEGLIFDGVTPDHKTAVVIEFNAETDFVAKNDEFKNFGKTLVEIALNTSAMTVEELKAQTLADGRTVEQALVELIAKIGENMNIRRMEKVVAEGFVTTYNHLGGKLGVIVELSAEMTPERLERAKGIAMHIAAMNPSFLNSSQVTTETLEHEKEIARKQLEAEGKPAKIIENILVGKMKKFYEENCLVNQVYVRAENKETVEQFAGDMTVVSFTRYKVGEGIEKKVEDFAAEVAAQIKG; encoded by the coding sequence ATGGCAATCACAGCTCAAGCAGTAAAAGAATTAAGAGAAATGACTGGTGCTGGAATGATGGATTGTAAAAAAGCACTTACAGAAACTAATGGAGATATGGATAAAGCTATAGACTACCTAAGAGAAAAAGGTATGGCTAAAGCAGTTAAAAAAGCAGGAAGAATAGCAGCTGAAGGATTAATTTTTGATGGTGTAACACCTGATCATAAAACAGCAGTTGTTATAGAATTCAATGCTGAAACAGATTTCGTTGCTAAAAACGATGAATTCAAAAACTTTGGAAAAACTTTAGTAGAAATTGCATTAAATACTTCAGCTATGACAGTTGAAGAATTAAAAGCTCAAACTTTAGCAGATGGAAGAACAGTAGAGCAAGCTCTAGTTGAATTAATTGCTAAAATTGGAGAAAATATGAACATCAGAAGAATGGAAAAAGTTGTAGCAGAAGGATTTGTAACAACTTATAACCATCTTGGAGGAAAATTAGGAGTAATAGTTGAATTATCAGCTGAAATGACTCCAGAAAGATTAGAAAGAGCAAAAGGAATAGCAATGCATATAGCAGCTATGAACCCATCTTTCTTAAATTCATCTCAAGTTACAACAGAAACTTTAGAGCATGAAAAAGAAATAGCTAGAAAACAATTAGAAGCAGAAGGAAAACCAGCTAAAATTATAGAAAATATATTAGTTGGAAAAATGAAAAAATTCTATGAAGAAAATTGTTTAGTAAATCAAGTATATGTAAGAGCAGAAAATAAAGAAACTGTAGAACAATTTGCTGGAGATATGACAGTTGTTTCTTTCACTAGATATAAAGTAGGAGAAGGAATTGAGAAAAAAGTAGAAGACTTCGCAGCAGAAGTTGCAGCTCAAATTAAAGGATAG
- a CDS encoding ACT domain-containing protein → MKSIITVLGKDKVGIIAKVCTYLSEKNINILDISQTIVNGYFNMMMIVDIEKSTTSMENLIDELAEIGKELEVIINMQHEDIFNCMHRI, encoded by the coding sequence ATGAAAAGTATTATAACTGTATTAGGAAAAGATAAAGTTGGTATTATAGCAAAAGTATGTACATATTTATCAGAAAAAAATATAAATATATTAGATATTTCTCAAACGATAGTAAATGGATACTTTAACATGATGATGATTGTAGATATAGAAAAATCAACTACGAGTATGGAAAATCTAATAGACGAGTTAGCTGAAATTGGAAAAGAACTAGAAGTTATAATAAATATGCAACATGAAGATATATTTAATTGTATGCACCGTATTTAA
- the frr gene encoding ribosome recycling factor, with protein sequence MSKDLLMKECKEKMEKTIEVTKHKFAGIRAGRASVAMLDGIKVEQYGSLMPLNQVGTVSAPEARLLVIDPWDKSVIPVIEKAIMSANIGLTPNNDGRVIRLMVPELTADRRKEYVKLAKKEAEESKVGARNIRKDINNGLRRLQKAEELTDDELKAAEEEVQKLTDKTIKEIDNLLALKEKEITTV encoded by the coding sequence ATGAGCAAAGATTTATTAATGAAAGAATGTAAAGAAAAAATGGAAAAAACAATAGAAGTAACAAAACATAAATTTGCTGGAATTAGAGCTGGAAGAGCTAGTGTTGCTATGTTAGATGGAATAAAAGTGGAGCAATATGGTTCTCTTATGCCTTTAAATCAAGTAGGAACAGTATCAGCTCCAGAAGCTAGATTATTAGTAATAGATCCTTGGGATAAGTCAGTAATCCCTGTTATTGAAAAAGCAATAATGTCAGCTAATATTGGATTAACACCAAATAATGATGGAAGAGTTATAAGATTAATGGTTCCAGAATTAACAGCAGATAGAAGAAAAGAATATGTAAAATTAGCCAAAAAAGAAGCTGAAGAAAGCAAAGTAGGAGCAAGAAATATCAGAAAAGATATAAATAATGGACTTAGAAGATTACAAAAAGCTGAAGAATTAACAGATGATGAATTAAAAGCAGCAGAAGAAGAAGTACAAAAATTAACAGATAAAACAATAAAAGAAATAGATAATTTATTAGCATTAAAAGAAAAAGAAATAACAACTGTATAA
- the tsaD gene encoding tRNA (adenosine(37)-N6)-threonylcarbamoyltransferase complex transferase subunit TsaD has product MLVLGIETSCDETSIAIVRDGKEVLSNYISSQIEIHKEYGGVVPEIASRHHIKNIATILEESLEQAKVKLEDIDYIAVTYAPGLIGALLVGVSFAKGLSYGKKIPLIPVHHIRGHIYANFIENDVELPCISLVVSGGHTNIIYIDKEHNFINLGGTLDDAVGESYDKVARVLGIGYPGGPVIDKMYYSGNPNFLHIPEPKVEGYDFSFSGIKTSVINYVNKMKMKNETFIPEDLAASFQKEVVDILCKKVLKACEEKNVKQVIIAGGVAANSLLRNELKRRGEEKNIKVSYPSMKYCTDNGAMIATAAYYKVKRGYVPNENLNLNGIASLSIENE; this is encoded by the coding sequence ATGTTAGTATTAGGAATAGAAACTTCGTGTGATGAAACTTCTATAGCGATAGTTAGAGATGGAAAAGAAGTGTTGTCTAACTATATATCTTCTCAAATAGAAATTCATAAGGAGTACGGAGGAGTTGTTCCAGAAATTGCTTCAAGACATCATATAAAAAATATAGCTACAATATTAGAAGAAAGTTTAGAACAAGCTAAAGTTAAATTAGAAGATATTGATTATATTGCTGTTACTTATGCTCCAGGATTAATAGGAGCATTATTAGTAGGTGTTTCTTTTGCTAAAGGATTATCATATGGAAAAAAAATACCTCTAATACCAGTACATCACATTAGAGGACATATATATGCTAATTTTATAGAAAATGATGTAGAACTTCCATGTATTTCTTTAGTAGTTTCTGGAGGACATACAAATATAATTTATATAGATAAAGAGCATAATTTTATAAACTTAGGTGGAACCTTAGATGATGCTGTTGGAGAAAGCTATGATAAAGTAGCAAGAGTATTAGGGATTGGATATCCAGGAGGCCCTGTTATAGATAAAATGTATTATAGTGGAAATCCTAATTTTTTACATATTCCAGAACCTAAAGTAGAAGGATATGATTTTAGTTTTTCTGGAATAAAGACTTCTGTTATAAATTATGTTAATAAAATGAAAATGAAAAATGAAACTTTTATACCAGAAGATTTAGCTGCTTCTTTCCAAAAAGAAGTAGTTGATATTTTATGTAAAAAAGTTCTTAAAGCATGTGAAGAAAAGAATGTAAAACAGGTTATAATAGCAGGTGGAGTAGCAGCTAATTCTCTTTTAAGAAATGAATTAAAGAGAAGAGGAGAAGAAAAAAATATAAAAGTTTCTTATCCGAGTATGAAATATTGTACAGATAATGGAGCTATGATAGCCACAGCGGCTTACTATAAAGTCAAAAGAGGATATGTTCCTAATGAGAATTTAAATTTAAACGGAATAGCTAGTTTATCCATAGAAAATGAATAA
- a CDS encoding GIY-YIG nuclease family protein: MKKEKWYVYMLRCQDDSIYTGITKNVEKRYKQHMEGKGAKYTRSHKCKKIEVIFEEENKSNAAKLEYFLKQKSKIEKEKIIKSKK; encoded by the coding sequence ATGAAAAAAGAAAAATGGTATGTATATATGTTAAGATGTCAAGATGATTCTATCTATACAGGGATTACTAAAAATGTAGAAAAAAGATATAAACAACATATGGAAGGAAAAGGAGCTAAATATACTCGAAGTCATAAATGTAAAAAAATAGAAGTTATTTTTGAAGAAGAAAATAAAAGTAATGCTGCAAAATTAGAATATTTTTTAAAACAAAAAAGTAAAATAGAAAAAGAAAAAATAATAAAATCAAAAAAATAA
- a CDS encoding cold-shock protein — MLKGKVKWFNKEKGFGFITSEEGKDYFVHFSGILGEGFKNLEENQTVSFEVEEGAKGPIAVKVSVID; from the coding sequence ATGCTAAAAGGAAAAGTTAAATGGTTTAACAAGGAAAAAGGATTTGGATTTATTACTTCAGAAGAAGGAAAAGATTATTTTGTACATTTTTCAGGAATTTTAGGAGAAGGATTTAAAAATCTTGAGGAAAATCAAACAGTTAGCTTTGAAGTTGAAGAAGGAGCTAAGGGACCAATAGCTGTTAAAGTATCAGTTATTGACTAA
- the pykF gene encoding pyruvate kinase PykF yields MKKTKIVCTIGPKSESKEMLTKLLKAGMNVMRLNFSHGSHEEHAARIAALREVKEETGLKAAILLDTKGPEIRTIKLENGEDVKLVAGQEFTITTDKTVIGNSKMVAVTYDDFAKDLSVGNTVLIDDGLIELTVKEIVGNEVKCVVENNGMLGENKGVNLPNVKVNLPALAKKDIADLKFGCQQGIDFVAASFIRKGDDVREVRRVLTENGGADIKIISKIENKEGLDNFDEILELSDGIMVARGDLGVEIPVEEVPFAQKMMIEKCNQAGKPVITATQMLDSMINNPRPTRAEANDVANAILDGTDAVMLSGESAKGKYPVEAVEVMTRIAEKTDPLLYSNVDYDKKEEIGITEAVAKGCVDAAEVLGAKLIVVGTGSGRAARSLRKYFPSAMILAVTNSQKSFNQLLLSKGVIPYLSGDFKNLNDFMENAEKAAVGLGLVKSGDIIAATCGEEVFMPGTTNTVKIIRVK; encoded by the coding sequence GTGAAAAAAACAAAAATAGTATGTACTATTGGACCAAAAAGTGAATCAAAAGAAATGTTAACAAAATTATTGAAAGCTGGAATGAATGTAATGAGATTAAACTTTTCTCATGGAAGTCATGAAGAACATGCAGCTAGAATAGCAGCTTTAAGAGAAGTTAAAGAAGAAACAGGATTAAAAGCAGCTATATTATTAGATACAAAAGGACCTGAAATTAGAACTATAAAATTAGAAAATGGAGAAGATGTAAAATTAGTTGCTGGTCAAGAATTTACAATAACAACAGATAAAACTGTTATAGGAAATAGTAAAATGGTAGCAGTTACTTATGATGATTTTGCAAAAGATTTATCTGTAGGAAATACAGTATTAATAGATGATGGATTAATAGAATTAACTGTAAAAGAAATAGTTGGAAATGAAGTTAAATGTGTTGTAGAAAATAATGGAATGTTAGGAGAAAATAAAGGAGTTAACTTACCAAATGTAAAAGTTAATTTACCAGCCTTAGCTAAAAAAGATATAGCTGATTTAAAATTTGGATGTCAACAAGGAATTGACTTTGTAGCAGCATCATTTATAAGAAAAGGTGATGATGTAAGAGAAGTTAGAAGAGTATTAACTGAAAATGGTGGAGCAGATATAAAAATAATTTCTAAAATAGAAAATAAAGAAGGATTAGATAACTTTGATGAAATATTAGAGCTTTCTGATGGGATAATGGTAGCTAGAGGGGATTTAGGAGTAGAAATACCAGTAGAAGAAGTTCCATTTGCTCAAAAAATGATGATAGAAAAATGTAATCAAGCTGGAAAACCAGTTATTACTGCTACTCAAATGTTAGATTCTATGATTAATAATCCTAGACCAACAAGAGCAGAAGCTAATGATGTTGCTAATGCTATATTAGATGGAACAGATGCAGTAATGTTATCTGGTGAAAGTGCAAAAGGAAAATATCCAGTTGAAGCAGTAGAAGTTATGACAAGAATAGCTGAAAAAACAGATCCATTATTGTATAGTAATGTAGATTATGATAAAAAAGAAGAAATAGGAATTACAGAAGCAGTAGCAAAAGGATGTGTTGATGCTGCAGAAGTATTAGGAGCTAAGTTAATAGTAGTAGGAACTGGATCAGGAAGAGCTGCTAGAAGTTTAAGAAAATATTTCCCTAGTGCAATGATTTTAGCAGTAACAAATAGTCAAAAATCTTTCAACCAATTATTATTAAGTAAAGGGGTTATTCCTTATTTAAGTGGAGATTTTAAAAATTTAAATGATTTTATGGAAAATGCTGAAAAAGCTGCAGTAGGATTAGGATTAGTAAAATCTGGAGATATAATAGCAGCTACATGTGGTGAAGAAGTATTTATGCCAGGAACAACAAACACAGTAAAAATTATTAGAGTAAAATAA
- a CDS encoding DUF1576 domain-containing protein, with translation MDNLQEKRKLHAFELGILLIFLFIISLLFYGKFILKENIFIGFSNILTSQAGLITDFLMVGGLTAGFLNSLIILLFNYFIIKYLNIELKGMALASLFTSFGFSFFGKNVLNILPIYIGGIFYSMYEHVKFKDIFLPVSFATALAPFISEVAFRTNTFEFSYINGIILGIIIGFIIAPLAKKMKSFHEGYNLYNLGFTAGILGLVLNCILKAYHFEVASRKILSVQYNNILQVCCTVIFMIFIIVGFYINDNSFSGYKELVKSKGLEIDFVPTFGYGLTFINMGLMGFFAMLFSLSLNQTLNGPILAGIFTVVGFAAHGKTPFNTLPILIGVILSGVTTIHKDIFIIVLSGLFGTSLAPIAGIFGPFWGIIAGWLHLTVVTNIGTLHGGLNLYNNGFSAGIVASFLLPIMRTFNERGLKRELRFLKSRKEFLGMIKKEDFE, from the coding sequence TTGGACAATCTTCAAGAAAAACGTAAACTACATGCTTTTGAACTTGGTATCCTACTAATATTTTTATTTATTATTTCTCTACTATTTTATGGTAAATTTATATTAAAAGAAAATATTTTTATAGGATTTTCTAATATTCTCACATCTCAAGCTGGTTTAATCACAGATTTTTTAATGGTTGGTGGTTTGACTGCTGGCTTTCTAAATTCTCTTATTATCTTGCTTTTTAATTATTTTATTATCAAATATCTAAATATAGAATTAAAAGGTATGGCTTTGGCTTCTTTGTTTACTAGCTTTGGATTTTCTTTTTTTGGAAAAAATGTACTAAATATTCTTCCTATATATATTGGTGGAATTTTTTACAGCATGTATGAACATGTTAAATTTAAAGATATCTTTCTTCCTGTTTCTTTTGCTACAGCTTTAGCACCTTTCATTAGTGAAGTAGCTTTTAGAACAAATACATTTGAATTTTCATATATAAACGGAATTATTCTAGGAATTATTATAGGATTTATAATTGCTCCTTTAGCAAAAAAAATGAAAAGTTTTCATGAGGGATATAATCTATATAATTTAGGATTTACAGCTGGAATTTTAGGACTAGTTCTTAATTGTATTTTAAAAGCATATCATTTTGAAGTCGCTTCTAGAAAAATATTATCTGTTCAATATAATAACATTTTGCAAGTTTGTTGTACTGTAATTTTTATGATTTTTATTATTGTTGGTTTTTATATTAATGACAACTCCTTTTCAGGATACAAAGAATTAGTTAAATCAAAAGGATTGGAAATTGATTTTGTTCCAACTTTTGGTTATGGTCTAACTTTTATCAATATGGGACTAATGGGATTTTTTGCAATGTTGTTCTCTCTTTCTCTTAATCAAACTTTAAATGGTCCTATCTTAGCTGGAATTTTTACTGTAGTTGGTTTTGCAGCCCATGGAAAAACTCCATTCAATACTCTTCCTATCTTAATTGGAGTAATTTTATCAGGAGTTACAACTATACATAAAGATATATTTATTATTGTTTTATCTGGTCTTTTTGGAACATCTCTAGCTCCTATTGCAGGAATTTTTGGCCCATTTTGGGGAATAATAGCTGGTTGGTTGCATCTCACTGTTGTAACAAACATTGGAACCCTTCACGGAGGACTTAATTTATATAATAATGGATTTTCTGCTGGTATTGTAGCTAGTTTTCTATTGCCAATTATGAGAACTTTTAATGAAAGAGGTCTAAAAAGAGAATTAAGATTTTTAAAATCTAGAAAAGAATTTTTAGGAATGATAAAAAAAGAAGATTTTGAATAA
- a CDS encoding PFL family protein → MISKVEIQETNAMIDQANLDVRTITMGISLMDCADSNIDRFNEKIYKKITTYAKDLVKVGDEIAKQFGIPVVNKRISVTPIAIAAAGCETDSYVSVAKTLDRAAKDCGVNFIGGFSALVHKGYTKADEILINSIPQALTETERVCSSVNIGTSRNGINMDAVKRMGEIIKETAELTKDRECIGCAKFVVFCNAVEDNPFMAGAFHGVGEADCVINVGVSGPGVVKKALESVKEADFETLCEVVKRTAFKITRVGQLVAQETAKRLGVPFGIIDLSLAPTPAVGDSIGEIFQEMGLEQPGAPGTTAALAILNDNVKKGGVMASSYVGGLSGAFIPVSEDHAMIHAAEIGALSLEKLEAMTCVCSVGLDMIAIPGDVSATTISGIIADEAAIGMVNNKTTAARLIPVIGKKVGESVQFGGLLGYAPIMDVNKFKCEDFIKRGGRIPAPIHSFKN, encoded by the coding sequence ATGATATCTAAAGTAGAAATTCAAGAAACGAATGCGATGATAGATCAGGCTAATTTGGATGTTCGTACAATAACTATGGGAATTAGTTTAATGGATTGTGCAGATTCAAACATAGATAGATTCAATGAAAAAATTTATAAAAAAATAACAACTTATGCTAAAGATTTAGTAAAAGTTGGAGATGAAATAGCAAAACAATTTGGAATTCCAGTTGTAAATAAAAGAATATCAGTAACTCCTATAGCTATAGCTGCTGCTGGATGTGAAACAGATTCTTATGTTAGTGTAGCTAAAACATTAGATAGAGCAGCTAAAGATTGTGGTGTAAATTTTATAGGTGGATTTTCTGCTCTTGTTCATAAAGGATATACAAAAGCTGATGAAATACTTATAAATTCTATTCCACAAGCATTAACAGAAACTGAAAGAGTTTGTTCTTCAGTGAATATTGGAACTTCAAGAAATGGTATAAATATGGATGCAGTAAAAAGAATGGGAGAAATAATAAAAGAAACTGCTGAATTAACAAAAGATAGAGAATGTATAGGTTGTGCAAAGTTTGTTGTATTTTGTAATGCTGTTGAAGATAATCCATTTATGGCAGGAGCTTTCCATGGAGTAGGAGAAGCAGATTGTGTTATAAATGTTGGAGTTAGTGGTCCAGGAGTTGTAAAAAAAGCATTAGAATCAGTTAAAGAAGCAGATTTTGAAACTTTATGTGAAGTAGTAAAGAGAACAGCTTTTAAAATAACAAGAGTTGGACAATTAGTAGCCCAAGAGACAGCTAAAAGATTGGGAGTTCCTTTTGGAATAATAGATTTATCATTAGCTCCAACTCCAGCTGTAGGAGATAGTATCGGAGAAATTTTTCAAGAAATGGGATTAGAACAACCAGGAGCTCCAGGAACTACAGCAGCATTAGCAATTTTAAACGATAATGTAAAAAAAGGTGGAGTAATGGCATCTTCATATGTTGGAGGATTAAGTGGAGCTTTCATTCCTGTAAGTGAAGATCATGCTATGATTCATGCAGCAGAGATAGGGGCTTTATCATTAGAAAAGTTAGAAGCTATGACTTGTGTATGTTCTGTAGGACTTGATATGATAGCTATTCCAGGAGATGTATCAGCGACTACTATTTCAGGAATAATAGCTGATGAGGCTGCTATTGGAATGGTAAACAATAAAACTACAGCAGCTAGACTTATACCTGTTATTGGAAAAAAAGTAGGGGAAAGCGTTCAATTTGGAGGATTGTTAGGATATGCTCCAATAATGGATGTAAATAAATTTAAATGTGAAGATTTTATAAAAAGAGGTGGAAGAATACCTGCCCCTATTCATAGTTTTAAAAACTAG
- the pyrH gene encoding UMP kinase: MKPIYKRILLKLSGEALMGEQEFGIDSKVISSYAKQIKDVVNLGVEVAVVIGGGNIFRGLSGEEIGIDRVTGDHMGMLATMINSLALQNAIEKLGIPTRVQSGIEMPKVAEPFIKRRAQRHLEKGRVVIFGAGTGNPYFTTDTAAVLRAVEINADVVIKATKVDGIYDKDPVKYSDAKKYETITYTEVLNKNLKVMDAAAISLCRDNKLPLIVFNSLVEGNIEKVVLGEKIGTVVV, from the coding sequence ATGAAACCTATATATAAAAGAATATTGTTAAAGCTTAGTGGAGAAGCTTTAATGGGAGAACAAGAGTTTGGTATAGATTCAAAAGTAATCTCTTCTTATGCAAAACAAATCAAAGATGTAGTTAATTTAGGTGTAGAAGTTGCTGTAGTAATTGGTGGAGGAAATATATTTAGAGGACTTTCTGGAGAAGAAATCGGGATAGATAGAGTAACTGGAGACCATATGGGAATGTTAGCTACTATGATAAACTCTTTAGCGCTTCAAAATGCTATTGAAAAATTAGGAATTCCAACAAGAGTTCAAAGTGGAATAGAAATGCCTAAAGTAGCAGAACCATTTATAAAAAGAAGAGCTCAAAGACATTTAGAAAAAGGAAGAGTAGTTATATTTGGAGCTGGAACAGGAAATCCTTATTTTACTACAGATACAGCAGCTGTATTAAGAGCAGTTGAAATAAATGCTGATGTAGTTATAAAAGCTACTAAAGTTGATGGAATTTATGATAAAGATCCTGTAAAATATTCAGATGCTAAAAAATATGAAACAATAACTTATACAGAAGTTTTAAATAAAAATTTAAAAGTAATGGATGCTGCAGCAATTTCACTTTGTAGAGATAACAAACTTCCTTTAATAGTTTTTAATTCTTTAGTAGAAGGAAATATAGAAAAAGTAGTATTAGGTGAAAAGATAGGTACAGTAGTTGTATAA